From Maridesulfovibrio ferrireducens, a single genomic window includes:
- a CDS encoding TetR/AcrR family transcriptional regulator: MRQLIIDAAKELFAKDGFDNVSMRKIASRIDYSPAALYRYFKNKEELVLCLREEGHQRFAQMEKHLPDIEDPFQRVREGGRIYLNFAREEPEYYDLLFIKATPSFCSCEKWLGKPHQNFLNFKETVRECIATGVVGDISVDTAVAALWASVHGLASLAATGKLQCCLPDIDMDNIFEDVLDFITIPQIEREKLKKAKQYEDKT; the protein is encoded by the coding sequence TAGATGCTGCAAAAGAGCTTTTTGCCAAGGACGGTTTTGATAATGTTTCGATGCGCAAAATAGCTTCACGGATAGATTACAGCCCCGCTGCTCTTTACCGTTATTTTAAGAACAAAGAAGAGCTTGTTCTTTGTCTTCGAGAGGAAGGACATCAGAGGTTTGCTCAAATGGAAAAGCATCTGCCAGATATTGAAGATCCTTTTCAGCGGGTCAGAGAAGGTGGGCGTATTTATCTTAATTTTGCACGGGAAGAGCCTGAATATTATGATCTTCTTTTTATCAAAGCGACTCCATCGTTTTGTTCCTGTGAAAAATGGTTAGGCAAGCCTCATCAGAATTTCTTGAATTTTAAAGAGACCGTGCGCGAGTGTATTGCAACCGGAGTTGTGGGAGATATTTCGGTTGATACGGCTGTGGCGGCTTTGTGGGCTTCTGTTCACGGGCTGGCTTCGCTGGCGGCAACCGGCAAATTGCAATGTTGTTTACCTGATATCGATATGGATAATATTTTTGAAGATGTTTTAGATTTTATAACTATTCCGCAAATTGAGCGTGAAAAATTGAAAAAGGCTAAGCAATATGAAGATAAAACATAG